From a region of the Solanum stenotomum isolate F172 chromosome 2, ASM1918654v1, whole genome shotgun sequence genome:
- the LOC125857231 gene encoding kirola-like has translation MGLKGKLIGSIEVKCGGHLIHDILHANPRNVPNITKINHFEMDHEGESIKIGSIISWTYNDDGSEKDKIVKEVIEAIDPEEKSITWKVIGGDLLELYDSLTIITACEHEWTTCSFIYEKKTEDTPEPLVPFGFLLNLIKEMEGHLLK, from the exons ATGGGTCTGAAAGGCAAGTTGATTGGTTCGATAGAGGTTAAGTGTGGAGGACACTTAATTCATGATATTTTGCACGCCAATCCTCGAAATGTACCCAACATAACCAAGATTAATCATTTTGAGATGGATCATGAAGGTGAAAGCATAAAGATTGGCTCGATAATTAGTTGGACATATAATGACG ACGGATCcgaaaaagataaaattgttAAGGAAGTGATTGAGGCAATTGATCCTGAGGAGAAATCGATCACTTGGAAGGTAATTGGAGGAGATCTGCTAGAGTTGTATGATTCTCTTACTATTATCACAGCATGTGAACATGAGTGGACTACATGTTCATTTATATATGAGAAAAAAACTGAAGACACCCCAGAACCTCTTGTTCCATTTGGTTTCCTCCTTAATTTGATCAAGGAAATGGAGGGTCATCTTCTCAAATAA